The following proteins are encoded in a genomic region of Candidatus Binataceae bacterium:
- a CDS encoding class I SAM-dependent methyltransferase yields the protein MSDEQRAIARRFGHEYFDGDRLTGYGGYHYHPRFWSATVRRLRDYYGLAPTAALLDVGCAKGFMLREFKGLMPELTLAGIDISSYAIEQADPSVRSCLRVGDAAELPWPDASFDLVISINTVHNLPPAQCRRALREIMRVSRGRAFITVDAWRDEAERKRMLKWNLTALTYMHVDQWKRLFEEIDYRGDYYWFIAQ from the coding sequence GTGAGCGACGAACAGCGCGCGATCGCGCGCCGCTTCGGCCACGAATACTTCGACGGCGACCGGCTTACCGGCTACGGCGGCTATCATTACCATCCGCGCTTCTGGAGCGCGACAGTGCGCCGCCTGCGCGACTATTACGGCCTTGCGCCTACCGCTGCGCTGCTCGATGTCGGATGCGCCAAGGGCTTCATGCTACGGGAGTTTAAAGGGCTGATGCCCGAGCTGACCCTGGCCGGAATCGATATCTCGAGTTATGCGATCGAGCAGGCCGATCCATCGGTTCGTTCCTGCCTTCGAGTCGGTGACGCGGCTGAGTTGCCCTGGCCTGACGCTTCCTTCGACCTGGTGATCTCGATCAATACGGTCCACAATCTACCTCCGGCTCAGTGTCGTCGAGCGTTGCGCGAGATCATGCGGGTGAGCCGTGGGCGAGCCTTTATCACTGTCGATGCATGGCGTGACGAGGCCGAGCGCAAGCGGATGTTGAAATGGAATCTGACCGCGCTGACCTACATGCACGTGGACCAATGGAAACGCTTGTTCGAAGAAATCGATTACCGCGGTGACTACTATTGGTTTATTGCGCAATGA
- a CDS encoding zinc-binding dehydrogenase, giving the protein MKQPLPRSRASALLSPPRLTQAAILFEVGQPLKIVELSLPSLRTGQVLVEIAYSGVCRSQLLEVRGERGIDRYLPHALGHEGSGVVRGVGPGVSRVKLGDHVVLSWLKGPGVDAAGARYRAGAAVINSGALATFMRHAVVAENRLTRIAPSLDLRAAALLGCAIPTGAGAVLHAAGLKAGASVAVFGCGGVGLSAIAAASLTHARPIIAVDLNPVQLWRARRAGATEVIDATVQAPVAAIQAITCGQGVDCAIEAAGQARAMEAALSSVGEKGICVLAGNLRQGGQIAIDPFDLIRGKRLVGTWGGGTRPARDLPRYARWLRAGVWPLNAMLGRIYRLEEINDAIEDLAAGRGGRGLIAMDPQATPLAN; this is encoded by the coding sequence ATGAAACAGCCCTTGCCCAGATCTCGCGCCAGCGCGCTTTTATCGCCCCCGCGCCTGACTCAGGCGGCGATTTTGTTCGAAGTGGGCCAACCGCTGAAGATAGTCGAACTCTCGCTTCCCTCATTGCGGACGGGCCAGGTTTTGGTCGAAATCGCTTACAGCGGGGTGTGCCGCAGCCAACTGCTGGAGGTTCGCGGTGAACGCGGTATCGATCGCTACCTTCCTCACGCGCTGGGCCATGAGGGCTCCGGCGTGGTGCGCGGGGTTGGCCCAGGAGTAAGCCGGGTCAAGCTCGGTGACCACGTCGTGTTGTCGTGGCTCAAGGGGCCGGGCGTTGATGCTGCGGGCGCACGCTACCGAGCTGGCGCCGCGGTGATCAACTCCGGCGCGCTGGCGACCTTCATGCGCCACGCGGTAGTGGCGGAAAATCGCCTGACTCGGATCGCTCCGAGTCTAGATTTACGCGCGGCTGCGCTTTTGGGGTGCGCCATTCCGACTGGTGCCGGAGCCGTGCTCCACGCCGCCGGGCTCAAAGCTGGTGCGAGCGTCGCGGTTTTCGGCTGCGGCGGGGTGGGGCTGAGCGCGATTGCGGCGGCAAGCTTGACCCACGCCCGGCCGATCATCGCGGTCGATCTAAATCCCGTTCAGCTCTGGCGCGCCCGCAGGGCTGGCGCCACCGAGGTTATTGACGCCACCGTGCAAGCGCCGGTGGCGGCGATCCAAGCTATCACCTGCGGCCAGGGTGTTGACTGCGCGATCGAAGCCGCGGGGCAGGCGCGCGCGATGGAAGCGGCGCTGAGCTCAGTGGGCGAAAAGGGAATCTGCGTGCTGGCAGGCAACCTGCGCCAGGGGGGGCAAATCGCAATCGATCCGTTCGACTTAATACGCGGCAAACGGCTGGTCGGCACCTGGGGCGGCGGGACCCGGCCCGCGCGCGACTTGCCGCGCTATGCGCGCTGGCTACGCGCCGGCGTGTGGCCGCTAAACGCGATGCTGGGGCGGATCTATCGGCTGGAAGAGATAAACGACGCGATCGAGGATCTGGCCGCCGGGCGCGGTGGACGTGGGCTCATCGCGATGGACCCGCAGGCGACGCCGCTGGCCAATTGA
- a CDS encoding glycosyltransferase family 2 protein, with protein sequence MPLPLSIGLPTYNRAEHLDQMLASLVPQLDQRCELLIADDASSDATAQVIARYAAGSARIGWRQNAHNLGLDRNSLGLLEQAHGDYFWLCADDDIVLPGTVEKIYRALGHGPFSVLSLNTYVFRGRDYRQIYSRWAGLPAHGLERFERCDDHLRRLSFRLSFAPGNIINGRAARAALIEPGLREFIGLGAFGFAYLYVVLAVLSGAAPSALLREPCIAQRWVDEGRTSLLTFGYTLPRLLEAFVGRGCSRGAVRRVINHGLLRQVLPALLYVRLGGDAQEPLREMRGLLLRGYRRYPLFWLLVAPALIFPTSSLRPLFPLLRTLRRRWEGVQAWP encoded by the coding sequence TTGCCGCTTCCGCTCTCAATCGGGCTGCCCACCTACAACCGCGCCGAGCATCTGGACCAGATGCTTGCCAGCTTAGTGCCCCAGCTCGACCAGCGCTGCGAATTGCTGATCGCCGATGACGCCTCCAGTGATGCCACGGCCCAGGTAATTGCCAGGTACGCGGCCGGCAGCGCCCGGATCGGTTGGCGGCAAAATGCGCATAACCTGGGACTGGATCGCAACTCGCTTGGTTTGTTGGAGCAGGCGCATGGCGATTATTTCTGGCTGTGCGCCGATGACGACATTGTACTGCCCGGCACCGTGGAGAAAATTTATCGCGCGCTGGGACATGGCCCCTTCTCCGTCCTGTCGCTCAACACCTACGTCTTCCGAGGCCGGGATTATCGGCAAATCTATTCGCGTTGGGCGGGACTGCCAGCGCACGGGCTTGAGCGCTTTGAGCGCTGCGATGACCATCTGCGCCGGCTCTCCTTTCGGCTTAGCTTCGCGCCCGGCAATATAATCAACGGCCGCGCGGCGCGCGCCGCGCTGATCGAGCCAGGCCTGCGCGAGTTTATCGGCCTGGGCGCCTTCGGTTTTGCCTACCTGTATGTCGTGCTCGCCGTGCTAAGCGGAGCAGCTCCTTCGGCTTTGCTACGCGAGCCCTGTATTGCCCAACGCTGGGTGGATGAGGGACGCACCTCGCTGTTGACCTTCGGTTATACGCTGCCTCGCCTACTGGAGGCGTTTGTCGGCCGAGGCTGCTCGCGCGGCGCGGTGCGCCGCGTTATCAACCACGGATTGCTACGCCAGGTCCTGCCCGCCTTGTTGTATGTACGCCTGGGCGGCGACGCGCAGGAGCCGCTGCGGGAGATGCGCGGGTTACTGTTGCGCGGCTATCGGCGCTATCCGCTATTCTGGCTGCTGGTCGCTCCAGCCCTGATTTTTCCCACCAGCTCGCTCAGGCCTCTGTTTCCCCTGCTGCGCACGTTGCGTCGGCGCTGGGAGGGCGTCCAGGCGTGGCCGTGA